The following are from one region of the Centropristis striata isolate RG_2023a ecotype Rhode Island chromosome 19, C.striata_1.0, whole genome shotgun sequence genome:
- the LOC131992881 gene encoding zinc finger BED domain-containing protein 4-like, whose protein sequence is MVPSYKYLGVTLDHKLDWSTYKYLGVTLDHKLDWSTYKYLGVTLDHKLDWSTYKYLGVTLDHKLDWSTYKYLGVTLDHKLDWSTYKYLGVTLDHKLDWSTYKYLGVTLDHKLDWSTYKYLGVTLDHKLDWSTYKYLGVSLDHKLDWSTYKYLGVTLDHKLYWSTYKYLGVTLDHKLDWSTYKYLGVTLDHKLDWSTYKYLGVSLDHKLDWSTNTETVYKKGLSRLYFLRRLRKWRTGCICCCILSLFGHAHHLMQRTTCSARHTVFIHHRQWTMMAAVSTQGLGGRKRRDDIWVYFKYNPAENKTECIVKEDGDKCGHKVGGKNTTNLKRHLKARHKDIFSKIPETSTPKEKPGGPKNNRAQSSIPAAFAAASKYKSDSLEQRAKEQAIALWIGRTGLPACTVEDEDFILMMETFDKRLTMPKRTKINNLVDKMFDDEKQKYKERLATARKITIGLDIWTKKGLTASFLGISACFFCTVENKAKHILLRLDQIAHPHTAECIKTSVDRCTEDWGIPQHKILTVITDNGSNMIAAFKPNESDASASSEEESSETSDTEDSEVVEDQRFGHTDRTPCVVHTLQLVVNMIQKDASVSRLLGKVRSLVKLFRKSSVATERLLQLCQLTLVKDCPTRWSSTYLMISRLLQIKDSVVQVADGMSWDYLLPSEWQRLTALRDLLVPFTEHTQMLQSDTQSLSLVVPALLDLQGHLSEFPHAQGSSFKDLASLAMKMKANMDKRFSCFLDHTDSKFSPLTAAACFLDPTVSPEALLENDDEQITALLEKAEEYIAQLVPPVVREEEVEDEEPEEEEKESKEGPQRKRPRFKFLSKASRPSRSSCSKPCVKEEIKKFKEQLSQPTNEETALEFWAAQGDSVYPSLKPIALDLLAMPASQAFAERVFSITGDLTRGRRNRARAILERSAFLKLNRGQ, encoded by the exons ATGGTACCCTCATACAAGTACCTGGGGGTCACTCTGGACCATAAACTGGACTGGTCCACATACAAGTACCTGGGGGTCACTCTGGACCATAAACTGGACTGGTCCACATACAAGTACCTGGGGGTCACTCTGGACCATAAACTGGACTGGTCCACATACAAGTACCTGGGGGTCACTCTGGACCATAAACTGGACTGGTCCACATACAAGTACCTGGGGGTCACTCTGGACCATAAACTGGACTGGTCCACATACAAGTACCTGGGGGTCACTCTGGACCATAAACTGGACTGGTCCACATACAAGTACCTGGGGGTCACTCTGGACCATAAACTGGACTGGTCCACATACAAGTACCTGGGGGTCACTCTGGACCATAAACTGGACTGGTCCACATACAAGTACCTGGGGGTCTCTCTGGACCATAAACTGGACTGGTCCACATACAAGTACCTGGGGGTCACTCTGGACCATAAACTGTACTGGTCCACATACAAGTACCTGGGGGTCACTCTGGACCATAAACTGGACTGGTCCACATACAAGTACCTGGGGGTCACTCTGGACCATAAACTGGACTGGTCCACATACAAGTACCTGGGGGTCTCTCTGGACCATAAACTGGACTGGTCCACCAACACTGAGACCGTCTACAAGAAGGGCCTGAGCCGGCTTTACTTCCTGAGGAGGCTCAGGAAGTGGAGGACAggatg TATCTGCTGCTGCATTCTGTCCTTGTTTGGGCACGCCCACCACCTCATGCAGCGCACAACGTGCTCAGCACGTCACACTGTTTTCATTCATCACAGACAATGGACCATGATGGCGGCAGTTTCAACACAGGGGCTTGGTGGTCGCAAACGTAGAGACGACATATGggtgtattttaaatataaccCAGCAGAAAATAAAACGGAGTGTATTGTGAAGGAAGATGGTGACAAATGTGGCCACAAAGTAGGCGGAAAAAATACGACCAACCTTAAGCGGCACCTGAAGGCTCGTCACAAGGATATTTTTTCAAAG ATCCCAGAGACCAGCACTCCTAAAGAGAAACCTGGTGGTCCAAAAAACAACAGGGCACAGTCATCTATCCCAGCAGCCTTCGCCGCAGCATCCAAATATAAGTCGGACTCCCTGGAACAACGTGCCAAAGAACAGGCGATCGCTCTTTGGATTGGACGTACTGGTCTACCTGCTTGCACAGTTGAGGATGAAGATTTCATCCTCATGATGGAGACCTTTGATAAGAGGCTGACCATGcccaaaagaacaaaaataaacaacttagTTGACAAGATGtttgatgatgaaaaacaaaagtacaaAGAGAGGCTTGCCACAGCACGCAAAATAACAATTGGGCTGGacatatggaccaaaaaaggacTTACAGCATCATTTCTGGGAATTAGTGCATGCTTTTTTTGCACTGTggaaaacaaagcaaagcacATATTGTTGAGACTTGACCAGATCGCCCACCCACACACTGCAGAGTGTATAAAAACCAGTGTTGACCGATGCACAGAGGACTGGGGAATACCACAACACAAAATTCTGACAGTCATAACAGATAACGGAAGCAACATGATTGCAGCGTTCAAACCTAATGAATCGGATGCATCAGCCAGCTCCGAGGAAGAATCCTCCGAGACAAGTGACACTGAAGACTCTGAGGTGGTTGAAGACCAAAG GTTTGGACACACAGACAGGACTCCCTGTGTTGTACACACACTGCAACTCGTGGTGAACATGATCCAGAAAGATGCAAGTGTCAGCCGACTGTTGGGCAAAGTTAGATCGCTTGTCAAGCTCTTCCGCAAGTCATCTGTGGCAACTGAGCGACTGCTGCAGCTGTGTCAACTAACTCTGGTCAAAGACTGCCCTACTAGATGGTCCAGCACATATCTTATGATATCACGGCTTCTGCAAATCAAGGACTCAGTAGTTCAAGTTGCAGATGGGATGAGCTGGGACTATCTACTGCCAAGTGAGTGGCAGAGGCTGACTGCTCTGAGAGATTTACTCGTCCCCTTCACTGAGCATACCCAGATGCTCCAGAGCGACACACAGTCTTTATCCCTTGTTGTGCCTGCCCTTCTGGACCTGCAGGGTCATCTGTCTGAGTTCCCCCATGCCCAGGGTTCTAGCTTCAAGGACCTAGCTTCCCTGGCAATGAAGATGAAGGCAAACATGGACAAGCGGTTCAGCTGCTTTCTTGATCACACTGACTCTAAGTTTTCACCCCTCACTGCTGCTGCATGCTTTCTCGACCCAACAGTTTCACCTGAAGCACTCCTTGAAAATGATGATGAGCAAATTACAGCGCTTCTGGAAAAAGCAGAAGAGTACATTGCTCAGTTGGTGCCACCAGTTGTACGGGAAGAGGAGGTTGAAGATGAGGAgccagaggaggaagaaaaggaatcAAAAGAGGGACCACAAAGAAAGCGGCCCAGATTCAAATTCTTGTCAAAAGCAAGCCGGCCATCCAGGTCTAGCTGCTCAAAGCCATGTGTCaaggaggaaataaagaaattCAAGGAGCAGCTGTCACAGCCTACAAACGAAGAGACTGCCCTTGAATTTTGGGCTGCACAGGGAGATTCTGTTTATCCAAGCCTAAAACCTATCGCCTTAGATCTTCTGGCCATGCCAGCATCTCAAGCATTTGCTGAGAGAGTGTTTAGCATTACAGGTGACCTCACTCGTGGCCGTCGAAACAGAGCAAGAGCCATTTTAGAGCGAAGCGCTTTTCTGAAACTAAATCGAGGTCAGTAG